A single region of the Actinoplanes sp. SE50/110 genome encodes:
- a CDS encoding PHP domain-containing protein: MTLPADSHVHSEWSWDTRVGSMEGTCERAVAIGLPALAFTEHVDHTSWPVPVDGPYASPELTAAADADGILHPPAFDAEGYLAAVERCRDRFPGLRILTGLEIGEPHWYAEQCARILSAGTFDRVLGSLHCLPDGAGFAEPWALFPHRDPAALVREYLAEIPRMVAGDDPFTVLAHIDYPLRSWPAEKSGPFDPALFEDDFRYALRATAESGRALEINTRIPMDATILRWWHEEGGRAVSFGSDAHRPELVANGFREATAMADAFGFRPGRTPWDLWPRA; encoded by the coding sequence ATGACCTTGCCGGCCGACAGCCATGTGCACAGCGAGTGGTCCTGGGACACCCGGGTCGGGTCGATGGAGGGCACCTGCGAGCGGGCCGTCGCGATCGGCCTGCCCGCGCTCGCGTTCACCGAGCACGTCGACCACACCAGCTGGCCGGTCCCGGTCGACGGCCCGTACGCGAGCCCGGAGCTGACCGCCGCCGCCGACGCCGACGGCATCCTGCACCCGCCCGCCTTCGACGCCGAGGGCTACCTGGCCGCCGTCGAACGCTGCCGCGACCGCTTCCCCGGCCTGCGGATCCTCACCGGGCTGGAGATCGGCGAGCCGCACTGGTACGCCGAGCAGTGCGCCAGGATCCTCTCGGCCGGCACCTTCGACCGGGTCCTCGGCTCGCTGCACTGCCTGCCCGACGGCGCCGGCTTCGCCGAGCCGTGGGCGCTGTTCCCGCACCGCGACCCGGCCGCCCTGGTCCGCGAGTACCTCGCCGAGATCCCCCGGATGGTCGCCGGCGACGACCCGTTCACCGTGCTGGCGCACATCGACTATCCGCTGCGCTCCTGGCCCGCCGAGAAGTCCGGGCCGTTCGACCCGGCGTTGTTCGAGGACGATTTCCGGTACGCGTTGCGCGCCACCGCCGAGTCCGGCCGCGCCCTGGAGATCAACACCCGGATCCCGATGGACGCCACCATCCTGCGCTGGTGGCACGAGGAGGGCGGCCGGGCGGTCAGCTTCGGCAGCGACGCGCACCGCCCCGAGCTGGTCGCCAACGGTTTCCGCGAGGCCACCGCGATGGCCGACGCCTTCGGCTTCCGCCCCGGCCGCACCCCGTGGGACCTGTGGCCCCGGGCCTGA
- a CDS encoding oxidoreductase, whose translation MNHDLPGGRYRVGDLDLTRFGYGAMQLAGPGVFGPPKDRDAAIAVLRTAVDLGINHLDTADFYGPHVTNEIIREALAPYPDDLHIVTKVGARRDETGGWPHARSPRELRDQVHDNLRRLGLDTLDVVNLRVGGFDRPEPGSIAEMFGTLADLRREGLIRHLGLSTVSAEQVAEAQAIAPVVCVQNFYNLANREDDPLIDALAAQGIAYVPYFPLGGFSPLQTAELRRAADDLGATPMAVALAWLLRRSPNIMLIPGTSSVAHLRENLAGAALDLPAGLF comes from the coding sequence ATGAACCACGACCTGCCCGGCGGGCGCTACCGCGTCGGCGACCTCGACCTCACCCGTTTCGGCTACGGCGCGATGCAGCTCGCCGGGCCCGGCGTCTTCGGCCCGCCGAAAGACCGCGACGCCGCGATCGCCGTCCTGCGCACCGCCGTCGACCTGGGCATCAACCACCTGGACACGGCCGACTTCTACGGCCCGCACGTGACCAACGAGATCATCCGCGAGGCCCTCGCCCCCTACCCGGACGATCTGCACATCGTCACCAAGGTCGGCGCCCGCCGCGACGAGACCGGCGGCTGGCCGCACGCCCGCAGCCCGCGCGAGCTGCGCGACCAGGTCCACGACAACCTGCGCCGCCTCGGCCTGGACACCCTCGACGTGGTCAACCTGCGGGTCGGCGGCTTCGACCGGCCCGAGCCGGGCTCGATCGCGGAGATGTTCGGCACCCTCGCCGACCTGCGCCGCGAGGGCCTGATCCGGCACCTGGGGCTGAGCACGGTCAGCGCCGAGCAGGTCGCCGAGGCGCAGGCCATCGCCCCGGTCGTCTGCGTGCAGAACTTCTACAACCTGGCGAACCGGGAGGACGATCCGCTGATCGACGCGCTGGCCGCGCAGGGCATCGCCTACGTGCCCTATTTCCCGCTCGGCGGCTTCAGCCCGCTGCAGACCGCCGAGTTGCGGCGGGCCGCCGACGACCTCGGCGCGACGCCGATGGCGGTCGCGCTCGCCTGGCTGCTGCGGCGCTCCCCGAACATCATGCTGATTCCCGGTACGTCGTCGGTCGCCCACCTGCGGGAAAACCTCGCCGGAGCGGCCCTCGACCTGCCGGCCGGCCTGTTCTAG
- a CDS encoding GNAT family N-acetyltransferase, translated as MRLEPMTEEEYRSWRADAEAHYTRSVIASGRSPHDAARFAADTYQRLLPGGFATADNHLWYAHDGDRRVGFLWIKVEHGAAFVHNVAVEPDLRRQGHGRAIMQAVERWCRERGLTRIGLHVFAHNTGARALYEALGFVETGRNLAKDL; from the coding sequence GTGCGGCTGGAGCCGATGACCGAGGAGGAGTACCGGTCGTGGCGGGCCGACGCGGAGGCGCACTACACCCGGAGCGTCATCGCGTCCGGCCGGTCACCGCACGATGCGGCCCGTTTCGCCGCCGACACCTATCAGCGGTTGCTGCCCGGCGGCTTCGCCACCGCGGACAACCATCTCTGGTACGCCCATGACGGTGACCGCCGGGTCGGCTTCCTCTGGATCAAGGTGGAGCACGGCGCCGCGTTCGTCCACAACGTGGCTGTCGAGCCGGACCTGCGCCGGCAGGGTCACGGCCGGGCGATCATGCAGGCTGTCGAGCGCTGGTGCCGGGAGCGCGGACTGACCCGGATCGGCCTGCACGTCTTCGCCCACAACACCGGCGCCCGCGCCCTGTACGAGGCGCTGGGCTTCGTCGAGACCGGCCGCAACCTCGCCAAGGATCTCTAG
- a CDS encoding RDD family protein: protein MTAAATDLVTAEAVALDLRPARLGSRAIALGIDILVQAVIALVLSMVGSAVLATLPESIVDDALYAATVRIAIVLVLLGYPTLVETRTNGRSLGKSAMGLRVIREDGGPIRARHAFTRALVGLAIEWPGLLLPLVTWVVALAVMLFSAQGRRLGDLAAGTIVVHERRPMSFRFVPAMPVGLAPWAAGLDLAAVDDELAGQVRQLLSRFGDLAEPHRTALMHLLAGEVGARVTPPPPPGTPPYYFLAAVLAERRRRSAASLMAGRLVTERLLPGFGRFVQAAPRLVRPGTPPGGSM from the coding sequence GTGACAGCAGCAGCCACCGACCTGGTCACCGCCGAGGCGGTCGCCCTCGACCTGCGCCCGGCCCGGCTCGGTTCCCGGGCCATCGCGTTGGGCATCGACATCCTGGTGCAGGCGGTCATCGCCCTCGTCCTGTCCATGGTCGGCAGCGCGGTGCTGGCCACCCTGCCGGAGAGCATCGTCGACGACGCGCTGTACGCGGCGACGGTGCGGATCGCGATCGTGCTGGTCCTGCTCGGCTATCCGACGCTGGTCGAGACCCGGACCAACGGCCGCAGCCTCGGCAAGTCGGCGATGGGCCTGCGGGTGATCCGCGAGGACGGCGGTCCGATCCGGGCCCGGCACGCCTTCACCCGCGCCCTGGTCGGCCTGGCCATCGAGTGGCCCGGCCTGCTGCTGCCGTTGGTGACCTGGGTGGTGGCGCTGGCCGTGATGCTGTTCTCGGCGCAGGGCCGGCGTCTCGGCGATCTCGCGGCCGGCACGATCGTGGTGCACGAGCGGCGGCCGATGTCGTTCCGTTTCGTGCCGGCCATGCCGGTCGGCCTGGCCCCGTGGGCGGCCGGGCTGGACCTGGCCGCGGTCGACGACGAGCTGGCCGGGCAGGTGCGGCAGCTGCTGTCCCGCTTCGGTGACCTGGCCGAGCCGCACCGCACCGCGCTGATGCACCTGCTCGCCGGTGAGGTGGGCGCCCGGGTGACGCCACCGCCACCGCCGGGCACCCCGCCGTACTACTTCCTGGCCGCGGTGCTCGCCGAGCGGCGCCGGCGGTCGGCCGCGTCGCTGATGGCCGGGCGCCTGGTCACCGAGCGGCTGCTGCCTGGTTTCGGGCGGTTCGTGCAGGCCGCGCCGCGGCTGGTGCGCCCCGGCACGCCGCCCGGCGGGTCGATGTGA
- a CDS encoding stage II sporulation protein M, producing the protein MDLDAYLAERGGEWRRLELLAGRAKDLNPGELDELVVLYQRAATHLSALRSRNADPVLLADLSRLVLAGRAAVTRTSGGFSLRPLADFFAYRLPGALFRTRAWWGTVGVVLVTVTAAMVWYLADHPDALAAFVSGDQIEDIAGRSFVSYYSEYRAQNFALQVWTNNALLTAQCLAAGVLILPVLYLLWGNLLNTGVLGAVMVSRNAGDTFLIYLAPHGLLEITCLFVGAGVGLRIGWAWIAPGPSRTRRQSLIDWFREGMVIAVGLVVALAVAGCLEAFVTPSGLPAVVRVGIGAVVWLGFLWYALLWGRRADARAPAGPDHADLPTA; encoded by the coding sequence ATGGATCTCGACGCGTATCTGGCCGAGCGCGGCGGCGAGTGGCGGCGGCTGGAGCTGCTCGCCGGCCGGGCCAAGGACCTCAACCCGGGCGAGCTGGACGAGCTGGTGGTGCTCTACCAGCGGGCGGCCACCCACCTGTCGGCGCTGCGCAGCCGCAACGCCGATCCGGTGCTGCTGGCCGACCTGTCCCGGCTGGTGCTGGCCGGGCGGGCCGCGGTGACCCGTACCTCCGGCGGCTTCTCCCTGCGACCGCTGGCCGACTTCTTCGCCTACCGCCTGCCCGGCGCGCTCTTCCGGACCCGGGCCTGGTGGGGCACGGTGGGCGTGGTGCTGGTCACGGTGACCGCGGCGATGGTGTGGTATCTGGCCGACCACCCGGACGCGCTGGCCGCCTTCGTCTCCGGCGACCAGATCGAGGACATCGCCGGCCGCAGCTTCGTCAGCTACTACAGCGAGTACCGGGCGCAGAACTTCGCGCTGCAGGTATGGACGAACAACGCGCTGCTGACCGCCCAGTGCCTGGCCGCCGGGGTGCTCATCCTGCCGGTGCTCTACCTGCTCTGGGGCAACCTGCTCAACACCGGGGTGCTCGGCGCGGTGATGGTCAGCCGCAACGCCGGTGACACCTTCCTGATCTATCTGGCCCCGCACGGCCTGCTGGAGATCACCTGCCTGTTCGTCGGCGCCGGGGTCGGGCTGCGGATCGGCTGGGCGTGGATCGCGCCGGGGCCGTCCCGGACCCGCCGCCAGTCGCTGATCGACTGGTTCCGGGAGGGCATGGTGATCGCGGTCGGCCTGGTGGTGGCGCTCGCGGTGGCCGGCTGCCTGGAGGCGTTCGTCACCCCGTCCGGGCTGCCGGCCGTGGTCCGGGTCGGCATCGGCGCCGTGGTCTGGCTCGGCTTCCTCTGGTACGCCCTGCTCTGGGGCCGGCGGGCGGACGCCCGGGCGCCGGCCGGCCCGGACCACGCGGACCTGCCGACCGCCTGA
- a CDS encoding DUF58 domain-containing protein has product MITRRFAGLLAAGLPLPALLPSPWLGLAVVLILAGGLALADLAVAGPLNGLRLRRDGDRTVWLGHPATTRLTVTNTSDRTVRVGLRDSWVPSAGAGPLRHSLELAPGGEGTVTTTLTPTRHGDRPAVRVTTRSYGPLGLAYRQRRRAFNDRQTPAWTLRVLPRFPSRRILPEKLARIRVLDGAVVTRGRGHGTEFDVLREYVIGDDVRSIDWRASARHHDVVVRTWRPERDRRVYCVLDTGRTSAVRIGDAPRLDNAIDAALLLSVLAARADDRVDLLALDTEIRVRVEGGGHRTQLPRLIDGMASLEPALAETDFTLLGRELLRRDRKRALVVIFTALDTAPMIEGLLPVLPRLAARHKVVVAGVRDPQVARLAALPATPTAADVHTAAAAERVLAERDRVRDVLGRSGATVVDADAADFASRVADVYLLLKASGRL; this is encoded by the coding sequence ATGATCACCAGGCGTTTCGCCGGGCTGCTCGCGGCCGGACTGCCGCTGCCGGCGCTGCTGCCGTCGCCGTGGCTGGGACTGGCCGTGGTGCTGATCCTGGCCGGCGGGCTGGCCCTGGCCGACCTGGCCGTCGCCGGCCCGCTGAACGGGCTGCGGCTGCGCCGCGACGGCGACCGCACGGTCTGGCTCGGCCACCCGGCCACCACCCGGCTGACCGTCACCAACACCTCGGACCGCACCGTCCGGGTCGGCCTGCGGGACAGCTGGGTGCCGTCGGCCGGCGCCGGGCCGCTGCGGCACAGCCTGGAGCTGGCGCCGGGCGGGGAGGGCACGGTCACCACGACACTGACGCCGACCCGGCACGGCGACCGGCCCGCGGTGCGGGTCACCACCCGGTCGTACGGACCGCTCGGTCTCGCCTACCGGCAGCGGCGCCGGGCGTTCAACGACCGGCAGACCCCGGCGTGGACGCTGCGGGTGCTGCCCCGCTTCCCGTCCCGCCGGATCCTGCCGGAGAAACTCGCCCGGATCCGGGTCCTGGACGGCGCCGTGGTCACCCGCGGCCGCGGCCACGGCACCGAGTTCGACGTGCTGCGCGAGTACGTGATCGGCGACGACGTCCGGTCGATCGACTGGCGGGCCAGCGCCCGGCATCACGACGTGGTGGTCCGCACCTGGCGCCCGGAACGCGACCGGCGCGTCTACTGCGTGCTGGACACCGGCCGCACGTCGGCGGTCCGGATCGGCGACGCGCCCCGGCTGGACAACGCGATCGACGCGGCCCTGCTGCTGTCGGTGCTGGCCGCCCGCGCCGACGACCGGGTCGACCTGCTCGCCCTGGACACCGAGATCCGGGTCCGGGTCGAGGGCGGCGGGCACCGCACCCAGCTGCCCCGGCTGATCGACGGCATGGCCTCGCTGGAACCGGCCCTGGCCGAGACCGACTTCACGCTGCTGGGCCGCGAGCTGCTGCGCCGGGACCGCAAGCGCGCCCTCGTGGTGATCTTCACGGCGCTGGACACCGCCCCGATGATCGAGGGCCTGCTGCCGGTGCTGCCGCGGCTGGCCGCCCGGCACAAGGTGGTGGTGGCCGGGGTGCGCGATCCGCAGGTGGCCCGGCTGGCCGCGCTGCCGGCCACGCCGACCGCCGCGGACGTGCACACGGCCGCGGCCGCCGAGCGGGTGCTCGCCGAACGGGACCGGGTGCGCGACGTGCTGGGCCGGTCCGGGGCGACCGTGGTCGACGCCGACGCGGCCGACTTCGCGAGCCGGGTGGCCGACGTCTACCTGCTGCTCAAGGCCAGCGGCCGGCTCTGA
- a CDS encoding MoxR family ATPase, producing the protein MTPDAQEARLALGRLRAEVGKAVVGQDAVIGGVVVALLCGGHVLLEGVPGVAKTLLVRTLAAALDLDTKRVQFTPDLMPGDVTGSLVYDSRTAAFNFRAGPVFTNLLLADEINRTPPKTQAALLEAMEERQVSVDGTARLLPQPFLVAATQNPIEYEGTYPLPEAQLDRFLLKLVVPLPERDAELNVLRAHHHGFDPRDLKAAGVSAVAGAADLAAGRAAVQRVQVADPVLAYVVDLCRATRVAPALELGASPRGATALLAASKAHAWLNGRDYVVPDDVKGYTLPTLRHRIRLRADAELDGVTVESVLAAVLASVPAPR; encoded by the coding sequence GTGACCCCCGATGCCCAAGAAGCCCGCCTCGCCCTGGGCCGGCTGCGCGCCGAGGTCGGCAAGGCCGTCGTCGGCCAGGACGCGGTGATCGGCGGCGTCGTGGTGGCGCTGCTCTGCGGCGGCCACGTGCTCCTCGAGGGCGTTCCCGGGGTGGCCAAGACGCTGCTGGTGCGCACCCTGGCCGCCGCCCTCGACCTGGACACCAAGCGGGTGCAGTTCACCCCCGACCTGATGCCCGGCGACGTCACCGGCTCGCTGGTGTACGACTCGCGGACCGCCGCGTTCAACTTCCGGGCCGGCCCGGTCTTCACCAACCTGCTGCTCGCCGACGAGATCAACCGGACGCCGCCGAAGACGCAGGCGGCCCTGCTGGAGGCGATGGAGGAACGCCAGGTCAGTGTGGACGGCACGGCCCGGCTGCTGCCCCAGCCGTTCCTGGTCGCCGCCACCCAGAACCCGATCGAGTACGAGGGCACCTACCCGCTGCCCGAGGCCCAGCTGGACCGCTTCCTGCTCAAGCTCGTGGTGCCGTTGCCGGAACGCGACGCCGAGCTGAACGTGCTGCGCGCCCACCACCACGGCTTCGACCCGCGCGACCTCAAGGCCGCCGGGGTGAGCGCGGTGGCCGGCGCCGCCGACCTGGCCGCCGGCCGGGCCGCGGTGCAGCGGGTGCAGGTCGCCGACCCGGTGCTCGCCTACGTCGTCGACCTGTGCCGGGCCACCCGGGTGGCCCCGGCGCTGGAGCTGGGCGCGTCCCCGCGCGGTGCGACCGCGCTGCTGGCCGCGTCCAAGGCGCACGCCTGGCTGAACGGCCGCGACTACGTGGTGCCCGACGATGTGAAGGGCTACACGTTGCCGACCCTGCGACACCGGATCCGGCTGCGCGCCGACGCCGAGCTGGACGGGGTGACCGTCGAGTCGGTGCTGGCCGCCGTCCTGGCCTCGGTGCCGGCGCCGCGCTGA
- a CDS encoding DUF4350 domain-containing protein, giving the protein MTVKRRRLRVVIPLAVLFALVAGTLIVHAIEQPDQDDSDFLSPVSSAGIGADRLAGLLRGRGVGIVRETTSDEAIAALAGGDATLFVTTPAIADLARISLPDGRAGIRIVVVAPEQAQLTATPWPVRVRDSRWTTEVASPDCADPLATGAGRAGVHGLRYTSAAATSCYDGSLLDVPAGQAAVTVIGAADPFRNDRIGEHGNEALAVGLLARTSRVVWLDQHRRDTPPAPATTPTDEDTEDPYAAPPTRERETARPDRAPRRTPAGPGGGGDDDQARGGGEPDPLFQAFPPAVFATVALLALALLALAGAAARRLGTPVSEPLPSRVPSNETMLGHARLYQRARARDESLGLLRSAARRRITAHLGLPPGALLADLAEHSGYDEDDIREILADFHPDNDDELVSAAAAVQNLVREITGFEGDQP; this is encoded by the coding sequence GTGACCGTCAAGAGACGCCGCCTGCGCGTCGTGATCCCGCTGGCGGTGCTGTTCGCGCTGGTCGCCGGCACCCTGATCGTCCACGCGATCGAGCAGCCCGATCAGGACGACAGCGACTTCCTGTCGCCGGTCAGCAGCGCCGGGATCGGCGCCGACCGGCTCGCCGGCCTGCTGCGCGGGCGCGGGGTCGGCATCGTCCGGGAGACCACCTCGGACGAGGCGATCGCCGCGCTCGCCGGCGGGGACGCCACCCTGTTCGTCACCACCCCGGCGATCGCCGACCTGGCCCGGATCAGCCTGCCCGACGGCCGGGCCGGGATCCGGATCGTCGTCGTCGCCCCCGAGCAGGCGCAGCTGACCGCGACGCCGTGGCCGGTGCGGGTGCGGGATTCCCGGTGGACCACCGAGGTCGCCAGTCCCGACTGTGCCGATCCGCTGGCCACCGGCGCCGGGCGGGCCGGCGTGCACGGCCTGCGCTACACCTCCGCGGCGGCGACCAGCTGCTACGACGGCTCGCTGCTCGACGTGCCGGCCGGGCAGGCCGCGGTCACCGTGATCGGGGCGGCCGACCCGTTCCGCAACGACCGGATCGGCGAGCACGGCAACGAGGCGCTCGCGGTAGGGCTGCTGGCACGCACCTCCCGGGTGGTCTGGCTGGACCAGCACCGGCGGGACACCCCGCCGGCACCGGCCACGACGCCGACCGACGAGGACACCGAGGACCCGTACGCCGCGCCGCCGACCCGGGAGCGGGAGACCGCCCGGCCCGACCGGGCGCCGCGGCGGACCCCGGCGGGTCCCGGCGGTGGCGGCGACGATGACCAGGCGCGGGGCGGCGGCGAGCCGGACCCGCTGTTCCAGGCGTTCCCGCCGGCCGTCTTCGCGACCGTCGCCCTGCTCGCGCTGGCCCTGCTGGCGCTGGCCGGGGCGGCCGCGCGCCGGCTCGGCACACCGGTCAGCGAGCCGTTGCCGTCCCGGGTGCCGTCGAACGAGACGATGCTCGGGCATGCCCGGCTCTACCAGCGGGCCCGGGCCCGCGACGAGTCGCTGGGCCTGCTGCGGTCCGCGGCCCGCCGGCGGATCACGGCGCACCTGGGCCTGCCGCCCGGGGCGCTGCTCGCCGACCTGGCCGAGCATTCCGGATACGACGAGGACGACATCCGCGAGATCCTCGCCGACTTCCACCCCGACAACGACGACGAGCTGGTCTCGGCCGCCGCCGCCGTGCAGAACCTGGTACGCGAGATCACCGGATTTGAAGGAGACCAGCCGTGA
- a CDS encoding DUF4129 domain-containing protein, protein MRGYDEFVGRIFDVVPGRVLLLILIIVAGLTAALWYWYPSWVPRRMPRMPRLPRFRLPRFPRWRLPRFRRRRRVRKKPDPVRPSPVPDDDPVADEPQPIGGLSLADRFALQGRYAEAIRERLRDTVRDLARAGVITPEPGATAAELAAAAAVRQPVVSAPLGGATEIFSEIWYGRREASPGHDARMRTLTDEVRAALTTVPGGPRP, encoded by the coding sequence ATGAGGGGCTACGACGAGTTCGTCGGCCGGATCTTCGACGTGGTGCCGGGCCGGGTCCTGCTGCTCATCCTGATCATCGTGGCGGGTCTGACCGCCGCCCTGTGGTACTGGTATCCGTCCTGGGTGCCGCGCCGGATGCCCCGGATGCCCCGGCTGCCGCGCTTCCGGCTGCCGCGGTTCCCCCGCTGGCGACTGCCCCGGTTCCGGCGGCGGCGGAGGGTCAGGAAGAAACCGGACCCCGTGCGGCCGTCGCCGGTGCCCGACGACGACCCGGTGGCCGATGAGCCACAGCCGATCGGCGGCCTGTCCCTGGCCGACCGGTTCGCCCTGCAGGGGCGGTATGCCGAGGCGATCCGGGAGCGGCTGCGTGACACCGTCCGCGACCTCGCCCGGGCCGGCGTGATCACCCCGGAGCCGGGCGCCACCGCGGCCGAGCTGGCCGCGGCCGCCGCGGTGCGCCAGCCGGTGGTGAGCGCGCCGCTGGGCGGCGCCACCGAGATCTTCTCCGAGATCTGGTACGGGCGGCGGGAGGCCTCGCCGGGTCACGACGCCCGGATGCGTACGCTCACCGACGAGGTCCGTGCCGCCCTCACCACCGTGCCGGGAGGGCCGCGACCGTGA
- a CDS encoding DUF402 domain-containing protein, which produces MRFEPGQVIIRRYRRGPWRTWAQPMRVIRDDDAGLLLWAPEGGDFARLVDVDGRTTRDVSPDLMQDPRLARHTWRGNDVLILMPPGAGYSVWWFFVAGGFTGWYINLEKPAVRQEDGVETTDLVLDIVADPARNWEWKDTDEFAELTGHPLYFDSAEAAVIEAEAARLITLLEAGDFPFDGTFTGFRPDPAWDPPRLTDAAMHR; this is translated from the coding sequence ATGCGATTCGAGCCGGGTCAGGTCATCATTCGGCGGTATCGGCGCGGGCCGTGGCGCACGTGGGCGCAGCCGATGCGGGTGATCCGGGACGATGACGCGGGGCTGCTGCTCTGGGCGCCCGAGGGCGGCGACTTCGCCCGGCTGGTCGATGTGGACGGGCGGACCACCCGCGACGTGAGCCCCGACCTGATGCAGGATCCGCGGCTGGCCCGGCACACCTGGCGTGGCAACGACGTGCTGATCCTGATGCCGCCCGGCGCCGGATACTCGGTCTGGTGGTTCTTCGTCGCCGGCGGGTTCACCGGGTGGTACATCAACCTGGAGAAACCGGCGGTCCGGCAGGAGGACGGCGTCGAGACCACCGACCTGGTCCTCGACATCGTCGCCGACCCGGCCCGGAACTGGGAGTGGAAGGACACCGACGAGTTCGCCGAGCTGACCGGCCATCCGCTCTACTTCGACAGCGCCGAGGCGGCCGTGATCGAAGCCGAAGCAGCCCGGCTGATCACGCTCCTCGAGGCGGGCGACTTCCCGTTCGACGGCACCTTCACCGGTTTCCGCCCCGACCCGGCCTGGGATCCGCCCCGCCTGACCGACGCGGCGATGCACCGGTGA
- a CDS encoding helix-turn-helix transcriptional regulator yields MNGEAEIGAFLRARRAAIKPQDVGLPALGRRRVPGLRREELAQLAGVSPDYYIRLEQGRGRNVSDAVLDAVARVLGLDETERRHLHRLARPAIAPVRRQRVRPGVRLLLDMMETVPAFILGRRMDVLAWNALGDAVNGFSSWPADRRNVARQAFLDPAARTFYPQWTEVAAETVAFLQLDAGRHPGDPLLAAMVDELSGASPEFARLWADRRVKEKASGTKVLRHPTVGEMALGYETLTLPGETDQMLVTYTAPIGSPAHDALRLLTSWNAPTRAVA; encoded by the coding sequence ATGAACGGGGAGGCGGAAATCGGGGCGTTCCTGCGGGCACGCCGGGCGGCGATCAAGCCGCAGGACGTGGGGCTGCCCGCGCTCGGCCGACGCCGGGTGCCCGGGCTGCGGCGCGAGGAGCTGGCCCAGCTGGCCGGGGTCAGCCCGGACTACTACATCCGGCTGGAGCAGGGCCGCGGGCGGAACGTGTCCGATGCGGTGCTCGACGCGGTCGCCCGCGTCCTCGGGCTCGACGAGACCGAGCGGCGGCATCTGCACCGCCTGGCCCGGCCGGCCATCGCCCCCGTGCGCCGGCAGCGGGTCCGGCCCGGCGTGCGACTGCTGCTCGACATGATGGAGACGGTGCCGGCGTTCATCCTCGGGCGGCGGATGGACGTGCTCGCGTGGAATGCGCTCGGCGACGCGGTCAACGGGTTCAGCTCCTGGCCGGCCGACCGGCGCAACGTCGCCAGGCAGGCCTTCCTCGACCCGGCGGCGCGCACCTTCTATCCGCAGTGGACCGAGGTCGCGGCCGAGACGGTGGCGTTCCTGCAGCTCGACGCGGGACGGCATCCGGGCGACCCGCTGCTGGCCGCGATGGTCGACGAGCTCTCCGGCGCCAGCCCCGAGTTCGCCCGTCTGTGGGCCGACCGCCGGGTCAAGGAGAAGGCGTCCGGGACCAAGGTCCTGCGGCATCCCACGGTCGGTGAGATGGCCCTGGGATATGAGACGCTCACCCTGCCCGGCGAGACCGATCAGATGCTGGTCACCTACACCGCCCCGATCGGCAGCCCGGCCCACGACGCGCTGCGCCTGCTGACCAGCTGGAACGCACCCACCCGGGCGGTCGCATGA
- a CDS encoding SDR family oxidoreductase — MNTYDLRDRTAVITGAASGMGAATAELLAVSGARVLLLSRRRDRLEDLAAKIIAGGGRAQALPVDVTDLDAVTAAAATAGEVDLIVNAAGVMLPNPIADGRADEWARMIDTNLTGALHVLRAFLPGLRAAAAAGRPADLVNVSSIGAHVTFPGYAVYAATKAALTHLSASLRTELGAEMVRVTNLEPGLTGTELGDHIDNPELAGQLGGMFELLPALRADDIADLIAYVVSRPRHVNLRQVIALPTPQA, encoded by the coding sequence ATGAACACCTACGACCTGCGGGATCGCACCGCCGTCATCACCGGAGCCGCCAGCGGCATGGGCGCCGCCACCGCGGAGCTCCTCGCCGTCTCGGGCGCCCGCGTCCTCCTGCTCTCCCGCCGCCGTGACCGGCTCGAAGACCTGGCCGCCAAGATCATCGCCGGCGGTGGCCGGGCTCAGGCGCTGCCGGTCGACGTCACCGACCTGGACGCGGTCACGGCCGCCGCGGCGACGGCCGGCGAGGTGGATCTGATCGTCAACGCCGCCGGCGTGATGCTGCCCAATCCGATCGCCGACGGCCGCGCCGACGAGTGGGCCCGGATGATCGACACGAATCTGACCGGCGCGCTGCACGTGCTCCGCGCCTTCCTGCCGGGGCTGCGGGCCGCCGCGGCCGCCGGCCGCCCCGCCGACCTGGTCAACGTGTCGTCGATCGGCGCGCACGTGACCTTCCCGGGCTATGCGGTGTACGCGGCGACCAAGGCCGCGCTCACCCATCTCTCCGCGTCGCTGCGCACCGAGCTGGGCGCCGAGATGGTCCGGGTGACCAACCTGGAGCCCGGCCTGACCGGCACCGAGCTGGGCGACCACATCGACAACCCGGAGCTCGCCGGCCAGCTGGGCGGCATGTTCGAGCTGCTGCCGGCGCTGCGCGCCGACGACATCGCCGATCTGATCGCGTACGTGGTGTCCCGCCCCCGCCACGTCAACCTGCGCCAGGTGATCGCCCTGCCCACCCCACAGGCCTAG